The Oncorhynchus nerka isolate Pitt River linkage group LG12, Oner_Uvic_2.0, whole genome shotgun sequence genome includes a region encoding these proteins:
- the LOC115138475 gene encoding KATNB1-like protein 1 isoform X2 → MMDSDEPEEHDSEEGEYQSLEEQDMVQYRVCYSHPKYTKELDFCKKEDVKKKRCPASRSGNNPGRQKRVVSCKRKTHHLNICRRKQPATWKTCDVANKENEMACVQDMEEIFYMDPWEFPHTAPHPNKTDEAGSKNSDYFIELSKDHNTMTEVLFGRNLRLSVALTLWQRNVGELLTYFLRIQDTGVFVDFLPVITKSLDGESESPSVSIGCCVDLFPLVKKVLTTPYEEHLVAGLRLVQSVLRHWWPELSASGGTDTQSMDGNIQVFKQQLKEFWNQEPHLSSVPGSAGEIAKVIDYYLLQLP, encoded by the exons ATGATGGACTCGGACGAGCCAGAGGAGCATGATAGTGAAGAGGGAGAATATCAAAGCCTTGAAGAGCAGGACATGGTCCAGTACAGAGTATGCTACTCTCATCCAAAGTACACCAAGGAG TTAGATTTCTGTAAAAAGGAAGACGTTAAGAAGAAGAG ATGTCCGGCAAGTCGTTCAGGGAACAACCCTGGGAGACAGAAGCGGGTTGTGTCGTGTAAGAGGAAGACCCACCATCTCAATATCTGTCGAAGGAAGCAGCCAGCCACATGGAAAACTTGTGATGTGGCCAACAAGGAGAACGAAATGGCCTGTGTGCAGGACATGGAAGAGATATTCTATATGGACCCTTGGGAGTTTCCACACACTGCCCCCCATCCTAACAAGACTGATGAGGCTGGTTCAAAAAACAGTGACTACTTCATAGAG TTATCAAAAGACCACAACACAATGACAGAGGTGCTCTTTGGAAGAAATCTGAGACTGAGTGTAGCTTTGACCCTGTGGCAAAGAAATGTTGGAGAACTGCTTACATATTTTTTAAG GATCCAAGACACTGGTGTGTTTGTTGATTTTCTTCCAGTGATAACAAAAAG CCTTGATGGTGAGTCAGAGTCACCCAGCGTTTCCATTGGCTGTTGTGTTGACCTTTTCCCCCTAGTGAAAAAGGTCCTCACTACTCCATATGAAGA GCACCTGGTAGCTGGTTTACGATTGGTACAGTCAGTATTAAGACATTGGTGGCCAGAGCTCTCAGCAAGTGGAGGAACTGACACGCAATCTATGGATGG AAATATCCAAGTGTTCAAACAGCAGCTAAAGGAGTTTTGGAACCAGGAGCCTCATTTGAGTTCAGTTCCAGGAAGTGCAGGTGAAATAGCAAAG GTTATAGACTATTACCTGTTACAATTGCCCTGA
- the LOC115138472 gene encoding muscarinic acetylcholine receptor M5-like, giving the protein MEGEGIKNSSINGNATDIHLATHSLWEVITIATVSAIVSLITIVGNILVMLSFKVNSQLKTVNNYYLLSLAVADLIIGVFSMNLYTSYILMGYWALGSIACDLWLALDYVASNASVMNLLVISFDRYFSITRPLTYRAKRTPKRAGVMIGMAWLVSLILWAPPILCWQYFVGKRTVPERQCQIQFFSEPVITFGTAIAAFYIPVSIMTILYCRIYKETERRTKDLAELQGINSSTDAGTTKPQKTIIRSCFNCNQLSSASRDRTQASWSSSNRSHAAKSAAATNDEWSKSDQLTTFNSYASSEDEEQPVSPGVFQPTYRIQSCGPSTGAEGCENEQLSSYEDNFFHKPPKTNSHKSKKCVSYKFKPVPKDTTSGAQQSKTGDTNMVPSSFSSADSMSAPPSTTSCKPIDATLKIQLTKRKRMVLIKERKAAQTLSAILLAFILTWTPYNIMVLISTFCSDCIPVSLWHLGYWLCYVNSTVNPMCYALCNKTFQKTFRMLLLCQWKKKRVEEKLYWYGQNPVVSSKLT; this is encoded by the coding sequence ATGGAAGGTGAAGGAATAAAGAACTCATCTATAAATGGCAATGCGACCGACATCCACCTTGCCACACACAGTCTATGGGAGGTCATAACCATAGCAACTGTGTCGGCCATCGTGAGCCTGATTACGATAGTGGGCAACATCCTAGTGATGCTGTCATTTAAGGTAAACAGCCAGCTGAAGACAGTCAACAACTACTACCTACTGAGTTTGGCTGTAGCTGACCTCATTATAGGTGTGTTCTCTATGAACCTCTACACCTCCTACATACTGATGGGATACTGGGCGCTGGGGAGTATTGCCTGTGACCTCTGGTTGGCTTTGGACTATGTGGCCAGTAATGCGTCAGTGATGAACCTGCTGGTCATCAGTTTTGACCGGTACTTCTCTATCACCCGACCTCTGACCTATAGAGCCAAGCGCACCCCCAAACGGGCTGGGGTCATGATAGGCATGGCCTGGCTGGTGTCCCTCATCCTGTGGGCCCCTCCCATACTGTGTTGGCAGTATTTTGTGGGGAAAAGGACAGTCCCTGAGAGGCAGTGTCAGATCCAGTTTTTCTCTGAGCCAGTGATAACATTTGGGACAGCCATTGCTGCGTTTTACATCCCTGTGTCAATCATGACCATCCTTTACTGTCGGATCTACAAGGAGACGGAGCGTCGCACCAAGGACCTCGCTGAGCTCCAGGGCATCAACAGTTCCACAGACGCTGGTACCACCAAGCCCCAGAAAACCATAATCAGATCCTGCTTCAACTGCAACCAGCTCAGCTCTGCCTCCCGGGACAGAACCCAGGCCTCCTGGTCCTCCTCCAACAGGAGCCACGCAGCCAAATCAGCCGCTGCCACCAACGATGAGTGGTCCAAGAGCGACCAGCTGACCACCTTCAACAGCTATGCCTCCTCGGAGGACGAGGAGCAGCCCGTGTCCCCGGGTGTCTTCCAGCCCACCTACCGGATCCAGTCATGTGGGCCGAGCACGGGTGCAGAGGGCTGTGAGAATGAGCAGCTCAGCAGTTACGAGGACAACTTCTTCCACAAGCCTCCCAAGACCAACTCCCATAAGAGCAAGAAGTGTGTGTCCTACAAGTTTAAACCAGTTCCCAAAGACACTACCAGCGGTGCCCAGCAGAGCAAGACTGGGGACACCAACATGGTCCCATCATCTTTCTCCTCAGCAGACTCCATGAGTGCCCCACCCTCCACCACTTCATGCAAGCCAATAGATGCAACTCTGAAGATCCAGCTGACCAAGAGGAAGAGGATGGTGCTGATCAAGGAGAGGAAGGCTGCTCAGACTCTCAGTGCCATCTTGCTGGCCTTTATCCTGACATGGACACCATACAACATCATGGTGCTCATCTCCACCTTCTGTTCTGACTGtatccctgtgtctctctggcaCCTGGGCTACTGGCTCTGCTATGTCAACAGCACAGTCAACCCCATGTGCTACGCGCTCTGCAACAAGACCTTTCAGAAGACCTTTCGCATGCTGCTGCTTTGTCAGTGGAAGAagaagagagtggaagagaaactCTACTGGTACGGGCAAAACCCTGTAGTGAGCAGCAAACTAACTTGA
- the LOC115138475 gene encoding KATNB1-like protein 1 isoform X1: MNPQQCLVSVEKSNRGSGWVKKPRRTDSKTTLVRSENLRTSINTDRILMMDSDEPEEHDSEEGEYQSLEEQDMVQYRVCYSHPKYTKELDFCKKEDVKKKRCPASRSGNNPGRQKRVVSCKRKTHHLNICRRKQPATWKTCDVANKENEMACVQDMEEIFYMDPWEFPHTAPHPNKTDEAGSKNSDYFIELSKDHNTMTEVLFGRNLRLSVALTLWQRNVGELLTYFLRIQDTGVFVDFLPVITKSLDGESESPSVSIGCCVDLFPLVKKVLTTPYEEHLVAGLRLVQSVLRHWWPELSASGGTDTQSMDGNIQVFKQQLKEFWNQEPHLSSVPGSAGEIAKVIDYYLLQLP, encoded by the exons ATGAATCCCCAACAGTGTCTGGTCAGTGTTGAGAAAAGTAACAGGGGCTCCGGTTGGGTTAAGAAACCAAGGCGAACGGATAGCAAAACCACCCTTGTGAGATCAGAAAATCTTAGAACGTCTATCAACACTGACAG GATATTGATGATGGACTCGGACGAGCCAGAGGAGCATGATAGTGAAGAGGGAGAATATCAAAGCCTTGAAGAGCAGGACATGGTCCAGTACAGAGTATGCTACTCTCATCCAAAGTACACCAAGGAG TTAGATTTCTGTAAAAAGGAAGACGTTAAGAAGAAGAG ATGTCCGGCAAGTCGTTCAGGGAACAACCCTGGGAGACAGAAGCGGGTTGTGTCGTGTAAGAGGAAGACCCACCATCTCAATATCTGTCGAAGGAAGCAGCCAGCCACATGGAAAACTTGTGATGTGGCCAACAAGGAGAACGAAATGGCCTGTGTGCAGGACATGGAAGAGATATTCTATATGGACCCTTGGGAGTTTCCACACACTGCCCCCCATCCTAACAAGACTGATGAGGCTGGTTCAAAAAACAGTGACTACTTCATAGAG TTATCAAAAGACCACAACACAATGACAGAGGTGCTCTTTGGAAGAAATCTGAGACTGAGTGTAGCTTTGACCCTGTGGCAAAGAAATGTTGGAGAACTGCTTACATATTTTTTAAG GATCCAAGACACTGGTGTGTTTGTTGATTTTCTTCCAGTGATAACAAAAAG CCTTGATGGTGAGTCAGAGTCACCCAGCGTTTCCATTGGCTGTTGTGTTGACCTTTTCCCCCTAGTGAAAAAGGTCCTCACTACTCCATATGAAGA GCACCTGGTAGCTGGTTTACGATTGGTACAGTCAGTATTAAGACATTGGTGGCCAGAGCTCTCAGCAAGTGGAGGAACTGACACGCAATCTATGGATGG AAATATCCAAGTGTTCAAACAGCAGCTAAAGGAGTTTTGGAACCAGGAGCCTCATTTGAGTTCAGTTCCAGGAAGTGCAGGTGAAATAGCAAAG GTTATAGACTATTACCTGTTACAATTGCCCTGA